One window of the Osmerus mordax isolate fOsmMor3 chromosome 2, fOsmMor3.pri, whole genome shotgun sequence genome contains the following:
- the hnrnpa3 gene encoding heterogeneous nuclear ribonucleoprotein A3, with protein sequence MEGRESKEPEQLRKLFIGGLSFETTEESLRAHFEQWGKLTDCVVMRDPNNKRSRGFGFVTYSCGEEVDAAMGARPHKVDGRVVEPKRAVSREDSSRPGAHLTVKKIFVGGIREDTEEYHIREYFETYGTIDSVDIMEERQTGKKRGFCFVTFDDHDTVDKIVAQKYHTINSHNCEVRKALSKQEMMSVSNQRNRGGGSGDYMGRGGGFGDGNFGRGKCPVFDHGNYSSRVSGVERSDGARRPCVTGGFGGGRGGYGGDGGYNGYGGDGGNYGGGPGYGGSRGGYGGEPGYGNQGGGFGGYDNYNDGGNFGGGGGGGHYNDFGNYGGQQSSYGPMKGNNFGGRNSGGPYGGGYGSGGGGGGGGGGGGYGGSRRY encoded by the exons ATGGAG GGGCGTGAGTCCAAGGAGCCAGAACAACTCCGAAAGCTGTTTATTGGAGGACTGAGTTTTGAAACTACAGAGGAGAGCTTAAGAGCCCACTTTGAACAATGGGGAAAGCTCACAGATTGCGTG GTGATGCGGGACCCAAACAACAAGCGCTCGCGAGGGTTTGGCTTTGTGACGTACTCCTGTGGCGAAGAGGTGGATGCTGCCATGGGGGCTCGCCCCCACAAGGTGGACGGACGCGTGGTCGAGCCCAAGAGGGCTGTGTCCAGAGAG GACTCCTCGCGACCTGGCGCCCACCTGACGGTGAAGAAGATATTTGTGGGCGGGATCAGGGAGGACACGGAGGAGTACCACATACGGGAGTACTTTGAGACGTACGGCACGATCGACAGCGTAGACATCATGGAGGAGCGGCAGACAGGCAAGAAGAGAGGGTTCTGCTTCGTCACGTTCGACGACCACGACACCGTCGATAAGATCGTCG CTCAGAAATACCACACTATCAACTCCCACAACTGTGAGGTCAGGAAAGCCCTATCTAAACAGGAAATGATGTCAGTGTCAAATCAGAGAA ACAGGGGTGGAGGATCAGGGGACTACATGGGCAGAGGTGGAGGTTTTGGGGATGGCAACTTTGGCAGAGGCAAGTGCCCTGTTTTTGACCATGGCAACTACAGCAGCCGGGTGAGTGGAGTGGAGCGCTCTGACGGAGCGCGTCGCCCCTGTGTTACAGGAGGCTTTGGCGGAGGGCGGGGCGGTTACGGAGGGGACGGTGGCTACAACGGCTACGGGGGAGACG GTGGGAACTACGGCGGGGGGCCCGGCTATGGGGGCAGCCGGGGGGGCTACGGAGGGGAGCCCGGGTACGGAAATCAGGGAGGAGGATTCGGAGGATACGACAACTACAATGATGGAG GAAACTTcggtggcggaggaggaggtggacattACAATGACTTTGGCAATTACGGTGGGCAGCAGTCCAGCTATGGACCTATGAAGGGGAACAATTTTGGCGGCCGAAACTCCGGGGGTCCTTATGGAG GTGGATATGGGtccggaggtggaggtggaggtggaggtggtggaggtggctaTGGTGGTTCACGGAGATATTGA
- the nfe2l2a gene encoding nuclear factor erythroid 2-related factor 2a, with protein MEIEIPKKPTCQQDTDLIDILWRQDIDLGARREVFDYSYRQKERELRRQREAEEEKRQELARQQEKALLAQLQLDEETGEFVPRPPPPALGPARAAGEPSEITQNVGFTEDNGDAMSFDECMQLLAETFPLVENSEPTPAGLDTDLVPAPTSGHIMMAPEPPRAARTPAHPDPLPPQRTSPDLEQAWMELLSLPELQQCLNMQMEDTLLDTSGYLPASSPPSHSPAYSFYPLPQHTDDSPGAAHACPRDFVHSFEGAFPTGAPPDHLGQMTLEAPEINTTFSTDGFCDVFYPGLAAGEMSSDAQVHGQAEGDGALADPTHKPPFKPMDTQSLSPGEMFDRGELEAMTESPDSDSGVSFNTSPNASSPEKSVYGDGSYGFSDSDMEEMDSNPGSAESDYSEMFSLNYQPDGFKLPLSASDPAAQKRGKKHRPNKTEPDEEAGHSSHPFTKDKPKKRSEKRLSRDEQKAKALQIPFTVDTVINLPVDDFNEMMSKHQLNEAQLALVRDIRRRGKNKVAAQNCRKRKMENIVGLEYDLDSLKEEKERQLEEKRRNAGSLREAKRQLSTLYLEVFSLLRDEEGCSYSPADYSLQQTTDGSVFLVPRVKKTLKSGPN; from the exons ATGGAAATTGAGATACCTAAAAAGCCTACATGTCAACAG gacacGGACCTGATCGACATCTTATGGAGGCAGGACATCGACCTGGGGGCGCGGCGCGAGGTGTTCGACTACAGCTACAGGCAGAAGGAGCGCGAGCTGCGGAGGCAGcgcgaggcggaggaggagaagaggcaggagctggCGAGGCAGCAGGAGAAGGCCCTGCTGGCCCAGCTGCAGCTGGACGAGGAGACGGGAGAGTTTGTgcctcgccctccccccccggCGCTCGGCCCCGCGCGGGCCGCCGGCGAGCCCTCAGAGATTACGCAG AATGTTGGTTTTACAGAAGACAACGGTGATGCAATGTCCTTTGATGAATGTATGCAGCTGCTGGCAGAGACCTTCCCTCTGGTagagaactctgag CCAACCCCCGCGGGCCTGGACACTGACTTGGTTCCAGCCCCCACCAGCGGCCACATAATGATGGCCCCAGAACCTCCACGTGCGGCCCGGACCCCAGCCCACCCAGACCCCCTGCCCCCACAGAGAACCTCCCCAGACCTGGAGCAGGCCTGGATGGAGCTATTGTCCCTCCCTGAGCTGCAG CAGTGCCTGAACATGCAAATGGAGGACACCTTGCTGGACACGTCAGGGTACCTGCCCGCCAGCAGCCCTCCGTCACACAGCCCCGCCTACAGCTTCTACCCCCTGCCCCAGCACACGGACGACAGCCCCGGCGCGGCCCACGCCTGCCCCCGGGACTTCGTCCACAGCTTCGAGGGGGCCTTCCCGACGGGGGCCCCCCCAGACCACCTGGGCCAGATGACCCTGGAAGCCCCAGAGATAAACACCACCTTCAGCACAGACGGCTTCTGTGACGTCTTCTACCCGGGCCTCGCCGCCGGCGAGATGAGCAGCGACGCCCAGGTCCACGGCCAGGCCGAGGGAGACGGCGCCTTGGCCGACCCCACCCACAAGCCACCCTTTAAACCGATGGACACACAGAGCCTGTCTCCTGGGGAGATGTTTGACAGAGGGGAACTCGAAGCCATGACCGAATCCCCCGATTCGGATTCGGGAGTGTCGTTTAACACGAGCCCCAACGCCAGCTCCCCAGAAAAATCGGTGTACGGGGACGGTTCGTACGGCTTCAGCGACTCGGATATGGAGGAGATGGACAGCAACCCCGGAAGTGCCGAATCCGACTACTCGGAAATGTTCTCCCTGAACTACCAACCGGACGGCTTCAAACTGCCCCTCTCTGCGTCGGACCCCGCCGCCCAGAAGCGGGGGAAGAAACACCGGCCGAACAAGACGGAGCCGGACGAGGAGGCGGGTCACAGCAGCCACCCCTTCACCAAGGACAAGCCCAAGAAGCGCTCGGAGAAGCGTCTCTCCAGAGACGAGCAGAAGGCCAAGGCCCTGCAGATCCCCTTCACCGTGGACACGGTCATCAACCTGCCCGTGGACGACTTCAACGAGATGATGTCCAAGCACCAGCTCAACGAGGCCCAGCTGGCCCTGGTGCGGGACATCCGGCGGCGGGGCAAGAACAAGGTGGCGGCGCAGAACTGCCGCAAGCGCAAGATGGAGAACATCGTGGGGCTGGAGTACGACCTGGACTccctgaaggaggagaaggagcgccagctggaggagaagcgGCGGAACGCGGGCAGCCTGAGGGAGGCCAAGCGGCAGCTCAGCACCCTGTACCTGGAGGTGTTCAGCCTGCTGAGAGACGAGGAGGGCTGCTCCTACTCCCCGGCCGACTACTCCCTGCAGCAGACCACCGACGGCAGCGTATTCCTCGTGCCTCGCGTCAAAAAGACACTCAAGAGCGGTCCCAATTAG